In Legionella beliardensis, the following are encoded in one genomic region:
- the kdsB gene encoding 3-deoxy-manno-octulosonate cytidylyltransferase, with translation MTNDFHVVIPARYQSLRLPGKLMMEIGGKTVIQRVYEQVLKAKPKSITIATDSEYIATHAKEFGAQAEMTSTAHTTGTDRIAEVIARGFYTKDDIIVNVQGDEPFIEPTLISQVARILTNSELMMATLCWPIEKQEQLLNPNVVKVVRDHLNNALYFSRAPIPAHRDEPNSISHAFKHIGLYAYRAHFLLDYVSWPPCKLEQCEALEQLRVLWTGHKIRVDVACTVPQQDINTAEDLAKACEKF, from the coding sequence ATGACGAATGATTTTCATGTGGTTATTCCCGCACGTTACCAATCATTACGCCTACCTGGTAAATTAATGATGGAAATTGGCGGCAAAACAGTGATTCAACGTGTTTATGAACAAGTCTTAAAAGCAAAACCTAAGTCAATTACGATTGCAACTGACAGTGAGTATATTGCAACCCATGCCAAAGAATTTGGTGCACAGGCTGAAATGACCTCCACAGCTCATACGACGGGAACAGACCGAATCGCTGAGGTTATTGCCAGAGGGTTTTATACCAAAGATGACATTATTGTTAATGTGCAAGGCGATGAGCCATTTATTGAGCCTACTTTAATTAGCCAGGTTGCAAGGATTCTAACAAATTCAGAATTAATGATGGCAACGCTATGCTGGCCAATTGAAAAGCAAGAACAGTTATTAAATCCTAATGTTGTTAAGGTGGTGCGTGATCACCTTAATAATGCCCTTTATTTTTCAAGAGCACCTATTCCTGCCCATCGTGATGAACCTAATAGCATTAGCCATGCTTTTAAGCATATTGGTTTATATGCCTATCGAGCTCATTTCTTACTTGATTATGTCAGCTGGCCACCTTGTAAATTAGAACAGTGCGAAGCATTAGAACAGTTACGCGTGTTATGGACAGGTCATAAAATACGAGTTGATGTTGCTTGTACTGTTCCTCAGCAAGATATTAATACTGCCGAAGATTTAGCGAAAGCATGTGAAA
- the tsaB gene encoding tRNA (adenosine(37)-N6)-threonylcarbamoyltransferase complex dimerization subunit type 1 TsaB, with the protein MKLLAFDTSTSIASIALFNQGKITELSQVGQGQHAQFILSMIDQLLGQENLSIAELDGIVFGRGPGSFTGLRIACSLAKGLAYPHNLPVYPVSSLATLAYEITLNQNENDAPAILAMIDARMNQVYWAYYRDNSWLDVAEYVSDAADINIITDKPLRLAGIGYQAYYQDLPQSLKASVVKQQEVSLKASTMIRLVLAEQVAPITALEALPSYIRNQVTHVSK; encoded by the coding sequence ATGAAGTTATTAGCGTTTGATACCTCTACGTCGATTGCGTCTATCGCCTTATTTAATCAAGGTAAGATAACCGAGCTTAGTCAAGTTGGCCAGGGGCAGCATGCTCAATTTATCTTAAGCATGATTGATCAATTACTAGGTCAGGAAAATTTATCTATTGCAGAACTAGACGGTATTGTTTTTGGCCGTGGGCCTGGAAGTTTTACCGGGTTGCGCATTGCTTGTAGTCTAGCGAAAGGCTTAGCTTACCCTCATAATCTGCCGGTATATCCAGTCAGTAGCTTAGCAACCCTTGCTTATGAGATAACACTTAATCAAAATGAAAATGATGCACCTGCGATATTAGCTATGATAGATGCGCGCATGAATCAAGTTTATTGGGCTTATTATCGTGATAATTCTTGGCTAGACGTTGCAGAATATGTATCTGATGCTGCCGATATCAATATTATAACGGATAAACCTTTAAGGTTAGCCGGTATAGGCTATCAAGCTTATTATCAAGATTTACCGCAATCTTTAAAGGCTAGCGTTGTAAAACAACAAGAGGTTTCTTTAAAGGCGAGTACTATGATACGCTTGGTGCTAGCAGAGCAGGTAGCGCCAATTACCGCTTTAGAGGCATTGCCTAGTTATATTCGTAATCAAGTCACCCATGTATCTAAATAG
- a CDS encoding glutathione S-transferase family protein, whose product MGLLVDGVWQDKWYDTAKTKGAFKREPSVFHHAISSEPSALFPSEANRYHLYVSLACPWAHRTLIFRALKKLTSLIDISIVHPHMLEQGWEFKTGLGATGDKLYGLRYLHELYCKADPHYTGRVTVPVLWDTEKQTIVCNESAEIIRQFNVAFNHLTGDEQDFYPPSLRSEIDAINEKIYHTVNNGVYRCGFATTQEAYENAFQELFTTLDELEVHFKQTNYLVGEQLTEADWRLFTTLIRFDAVYYGHFKTNKRRISDYPALHAYLKQLYHYPGIKETVDFIHIKQHYYYSHHTINPTRIVPIGPVLDLDDN is encoded by the coding sequence ATGGGTTTATTAGTGGATGGGGTATGGCAAGATAAATGGTATGATACCGCAAAGACAAAAGGTGCTTTTAAGCGTGAGCCTTCAGTATTTCATCATGCCATCAGTAGTGAGCCAAGCGCTTTATTTCCATCAGAGGCGAATCGCTATCACTTATATGTTTCTTTAGCTTGTCCTTGGGCGCATCGTACTTTAATTTTTCGAGCTCTTAAAAAATTAACTAGCCTTATCGATATCTCTATCGTTCACCCTCACATGCTTGAACAAGGATGGGAATTTAAGACAGGCTTAGGTGCTACCGGTGATAAGCTCTATGGTTTACGTTATTTACACGAGTTATATTGTAAGGCTGACCCTCATTATACTGGGCGCGTCACGGTTCCAGTCCTGTGGGATACAGAAAAACAAACGATTGTTTGTAATGAATCAGCAGAAATCATTCGGCAATTTAATGTGGCTTTTAATCACTTAACTGGCGATGAGCAAGATTTTTATCCCCCTTCTTTAAGAAGTGAGATTGATGCTATTAATGAAAAAATTTATCATACGGTCAATAATGGTGTCTATCGCTGTGGTTTTGCAACCACCCAAGAAGCGTATGAAAACGCTTTTCAAGAATTATTTACAACCCTAGATGAACTAGAGGTGCATTTTAAGCAGACTAATTATTTAGTAGGCGAGCAACTTACAGAAGCTGATTGGCGCTTATTTACGACCTTGATTCGCTTTGACGCAGTTTATTACGGTCATTTTAAAACCAACAAACGACGAATCAGTGATTACCCAGCGTTGCATGCCTATCTAAAGCAGCTTTATCATTACCCAGGTATTAAAGAAACTGTTGATTTTATCCATATTAAGCAGCATTACTATTATAGTCATCATACCATTAACCCTACCCGTATTGTGCCGATAGGGCCTGTGTTAGATTTAGATGATAACTAA
- a CDS encoding ATP-dependent DNA helicase: MEISALTDDELTHCQHIFSEKGRLSTAIPGFIARQSQVTLALAVTEAIRQKSILVAEAGTGTGKTFAYLVPCLLSGKKALISTATKTLQDQLFQKDLPLLARALGRAINVQNLKGRANYLCRYRIEQHAEEGLFSNPQLIHDILKVKEKLPQLAYGERSELPEIKEDSPLWSYITSTTDNCLGSECAYYQECFLVKARKRALDADLIIINHHLFFADSRLKEEGFGELLPGAEVVVFDEAHQLAEIAAHFNEERLGTRQLRDLIDDILHEWPVLDLANQPLKKLSLETDQVIDQLIASLPLKEEKLSWDVIERNQPFQKAWQQLLQLIDTFLDCLKDVEEEESAGLKRCAKRLEAFKTTALTFQKSNKTLIKWIERYKHALVLHATPYDVAQFFQLLLKQQLSCAYVFTSATLTMGASFDCFTKPLGLEQATTLLLPSPFNYMQQALLYLPRFLPDPNDPSYYQVLVEKALPIIDACQGRCFFLFTSHRALKLVAELLMDNLDYPLLIQGEEAKPILLARFRQLGNAVLLGTATFWEGVDVKGEALSCVIIDKLPFASPVDPVMRGKITYLKAQGLSSFDELSLPNAVLALKQGVGRLIRDTTDKGVLMIADPRLTGRTYGRQIFASLPLLQKTRDEQCVLNFINQLAFNNEVISV; the protein is encoded by the coding sequence GTGGAAATAAGTGCGCTAACTGATGATGAGTTGACTCATTGTCAACATATCTTCAGTGAGAAAGGACGATTATCTACTGCAATTCCTGGTTTTATAGCACGCCAGTCGCAAGTAACCTTGGCGTTGGCAGTGACAGAGGCTATTAGGCAAAAATCGATTCTTGTTGCAGAAGCAGGCACAGGCACAGGCAAGACCTTTGCCTATTTAGTGCCTTGTTTGCTAAGCGGCAAAAAAGCACTCATTTCAACAGCAACTAAAACGCTACAAGATCAATTATTTCAAAAAGATTTGCCGCTCCTTGCACGTGCCTTGGGGCGAGCGATTAACGTGCAAAATTTAAAAGGCCGAGCTAATTATCTTTGCCGTTACCGCATAGAGCAGCATGCTGAAGAGGGGCTTTTTAGTAATCCGCAGCTCATTCATGATATTTTAAAAGTTAAAGAAAAATTGCCGCAACTTGCTTATGGTGAGCGTAGTGAATTACCGGAAATTAAAGAAGATTCGCCACTTTGGTCTTATATAACATCTACCACCGACAATTGTTTAGGCAGTGAGTGTGCTTATTACCAAGAATGTTTTTTAGTTAAGGCACGCAAAAGAGCGCTGGATGCTGATTTAATCATCATTAACCATCATTTATTTTTTGCTGATTCACGCTTAAAAGAAGAAGGGTTCGGTGAACTATTACCAGGCGCTGAAGTGGTTGTTTTTGATGAGGCACATCAGTTAGCTGAAATTGCTGCTCATTTTAATGAAGAGCGTTTAGGAACACGGCAATTACGCGATTTAATAGATGATATTTTGCATGAATGGCCCGTACTTGATTTAGCTAATCAACCGCTGAAAAAATTAAGCTTAGAAACTGATCAAGTGATTGATCAATTAATAGCAAGTTTACCTCTAAAAGAGGAAAAGTTAAGTTGGGATGTGATTGAGCGTAATCAACCGTTTCAAAAGGCTTGGCAACAATTGCTACAATTAATAGATACCTTTCTTGATTGCCTTAAGGATGTTGAGGAAGAAGAGAGTGCGGGTTTAAAAAGATGTGCTAAGCGTTTAGAGGCTTTTAAAACGACTGCACTTACTTTTCAAAAATCCAATAAAACCCTTATTAAGTGGATAGAGCGCTACAAGCATGCGCTAGTCTTGCATGCAACCCCTTATGATGTGGCGCAATTTTTTCAGCTGCTGCTTAAGCAACAATTATCGTGTGCCTATGTTTTTACTTCCGCAACTTTAACCATGGGGGCATCTTTTGACTGCTTTACTAAACCGCTAGGGTTAGAACAAGCAACAACATTACTTTTGCCAAGTCCCTTCAATTACATGCAACAAGCACTGCTCTATTTGCCTCGTTTTTTGCCTGACCCAAATGATCCATCCTACTATCAAGTGCTCGTTGAAAAAGCGCTTCCTATTATTGATGCTTGCCAGGGCCGCTGTTTTTTCTTATTTACAAGTCACCGGGCTTTAAAATTAGTTGCTGAGCTTTTGATGGATAATTTAGACTATCCATTATTAATTCAAGGCGAGGAAGCAAAGCCTATTTTATTGGCGCGCTTTAGGCAATTAGGTAATGCTGTTTTACTAGGGACTGCAACTTTTTGGGAAGGTGTGGATGTAAAAGGTGAGGCATTATCTTGCGTCATTATTGATAAATTACCGTTTGCAAGCCCTGTTGATCCAGTCATGCGCGGGAAAATAACTTATCTAAAAGCGCAAGGCTTATCAAGCTTTGATGAATTGTCCTTACCTAATGCAGTCCTTGCTTTAAAGCAAGGAGTAGGGCGCTTAATCCGAGACACCACCGATAAAGGGGTGTTAATGATTGCTGATCCGCGCTTGACGGGTAGAACTTATGGGCGACAAATCTTTGCAAGCTTACCTTTATTACAAAAAACACGAGATGAACAATGTGTGTTAAATTTTATTAATCAATTGGCATTTAATAATGAAGTTATTAGCGTTTGA
- the dapA gene encoding 4-hydroxy-tetrahydrodipicolinate synthase, with translation MFRGSMVALVTPMQDDAVDVGRLRELVEFHIAAGTHAIVAAGTTGEAGTLSCDEKFLVIKTVLEQARERVPVIAGTAANATRDCIELTRMAMDCGAHAALIMTPACIRPTQEGLYQHYSQIAASVAIPLILYNVPSRTACDLLPQTVARLAQISNIVGIKEASGKLERLKEIWQLCDCSLDIYSGDDDTAAQWLLAGAKGVISVTANVAPKQMAKLCDMALDGNSEEAIAINEQLQALHRLLFIESNPIPVKWALSRMGLIANELRLPLTPLSSEHHATLEQALSRLQLI, from the coding sequence ATGTTTCGCGGTAGTATGGTAGCTTTAGTAACTCCAATGCAAGATGATGCAGTGGATGTAGGTCGTTTAAGAGAGCTAGTTGAGTTTCATATTGCAGCAGGAACGCATGCAATTGTTGCTGCTGGCACAACGGGAGAAGCTGGAACATTAAGTTGTGACGAGAAGTTTTTAGTGATAAAAACCGTGCTTGAGCAAGCGCGCGAGCGAGTTCCTGTTATTGCAGGCACCGCAGCAAATGCAACCAGAGATTGTATTGAGTTAACAAGAATGGCAATGGACTGTGGAGCACATGCTGCACTGATTATGACACCTGCATGTATTAGGCCAACTCAAGAAGGTTTATATCAACACTATAGCCAAATTGCAGCCTCTGTAGCGATTCCTTTAATACTGTATAATGTGCCAAGTCGTACTGCTTGTGATTTACTTCCGCAAACGGTAGCAAGGCTTGCACAAATATCGAATATAGTAGGTATTAAGGAGGCGAGTGGTAAATTAGAGCGTTTAAAAGAAATCTGGCAATTATGTGATTGCAGCTTAGATATCTATAGTGGTGATGATGATACAGCAGCACAATGGTTGCTAGCTGGTGCTAAAGGTGTTATTTCTGTAACCGCCAATGTGGCTCCTAAACAAATGGCGAAATTATGTGACATGGCTCTTGATGGTAATAGTGAAGAAGCTATCGCGATTAATGAGCAACTGCAAGCATTACATCGTTTACTTTTTATTGAGTCTAATCCTATTCCTGTGAAATGGGCTTTAAGCAGGATGGGTTTAATTGCCAATGAGTTACGTCTACCTTTAACGCCTTTATCAAGTGAGCATCATGCGACCTTAGAACAGGCTTTAAGTCGATTACAGTTAATTTAA
- a CDS encoding Trm112 family protein, which translates to MDKRLLEILVCPLCKGKLLLKDDELICRFDRLAYPIRDAIPVMLEQEARLIPLEEKESL; encoded by the coding sequence TTGGACAAGCGTTTATTAGAAATATTGGTTTGCCCTTTATGTAAAGGTAAATTATTGCTAAAAGATGATGAATTGATTTGTCGTTTTGACAGGCTTGCTTATCCAATCAGGGATGCTATTCCAGTTATGCTTGAACAAGAAGCCCGCTTAATACCTTTGGAAGAAAAGGAATCCTTATGA
- a CDS encoding acetoacetate decarboxylase, translating to MNESQIRENAFAMPLNCPSYPRGPYRFINREYFIITYETDMDFLREVVPAPLEVTEPLVKFEVIRMPDSTGFGCYTESGQVIPVYFNGTLGSYTHAMYLDDLSPIAGGREIWGFPKKLAKPRLFVEQETLIGTLDYGSTRIASATMGYKYQTVEEEKVMTALTGPSYLLKIIPHVDGSTRICELVEYRLSDVVIKGAWSGPAQLELLHHAMAPVAMLPVKRVVSAVHILSDLTLPYGKVIHDYLK from the coding sequence ATGAATGAATCACAAATTAGAGAAAATGCGTTTGCAATGCCCCTAAATTGCCCTTCTTACCCACGTGGACCTTACCGTTTTATTAATCGTGAATATTTCATTATTACCTATGAAACAGACATGGATTTTCTACGTGAAGTTGTACCAGCACCCCTGGAAGTCACCGAGCCCTTAGTTAAATTTGAAGTCATTCGTATGCCAGACAGTACGGGCTTTGGCTGCTACACAGAGTCAGGTCAAGTGATACCGGTTTATTTTAATGGCACATTAGGAAGTTATACGCATGCGATGTATTTAGATGATCTATCACCGATTGCTGGTGGACGTGAAATATGGGGATTTCCTAAAAAATTAGCTAAACCTCGTTTATTTGTCGAACAAGAAACATTAATTGGTACTCTTGACTATGGCAGCACACGCATCGCATCAGCCACAATGGGTTATAAATATCAAACGGTAGAAGAAGAGAAGGTTATGACGGCACTAACAGGCCCCTCCTATCTGTTAAAAATAATACCGCATGTTGATGGCAGCACGCGTATTTGTGAATTAGTTGAGTACAGGCTGTCAGATGTAGTCATTAAAGGGGCTTGGTCTGGGCCTGCCCAACTAGAGTTACTGCATCATGCGATGGCGCCGGTTGCAATGCTACCCGTAAAGCGTGTTGTTTCTGCAGTCCACATTTTATCCGATTTAACCTTACCTTATGGTAAAGTCATTCACGACTACCTCAAGTAA
- a CDS encoding glycine zipper domain-containing protein — MKKTLPFVLCAGLSAPLLVGCTNSDVGTVGGGLAGAGIGYAASGGSGWGTAIGAGAGALIGNAVGRSQDRYYYGYGNRYYYGGQYPYYYY, encoded by the coding sequence ATGAAAAAAACATTACCATTTGTACTTTGTGCTGGGTTATCAGCGCCATTACTTGTAGGATGCACAAATAGTGATGTAGGTACTGTTGGCGGCGGCCTTGCAGGTGCAGGTATCGGCTATGCAGCTTCTGGTGGAAGCGGTTGGGGAACTGCAATAGGAGCTGGTGCTGGTGCTTTAATTGGTAATGCAGTCGGTCGATCTCAAGACCGTTACTATTATGGATATGGAAACCGGTATTATTATGGCGGCCAATATCCTTATTATTACTACTAA
- the fdxA gene encoding ferredoxin FdxA: MTFVVTESCIKCKYTDCVEVCPVDCFYEGPNFLVIHPDECIDCALCEPECPVQAIMSEDDLTDEQKQFQTLNAELSKEWPNITAKKDAPTDAKEWEEVKDKLQFLEKEWK; encoded by the coding sequence ATGACTTTTGTTGTGACTGAAAGTTGTATTAAATGTAAATACACTGATTGCGTAGAAGTTTGTCCCGTTGATTGCTTTTATGAGGGGCCTAATTTTTTAGTTATTCACCCTGATGAATGCATTGATTGCGCACTTTGCGAGCCTGAGTGTCCGGTGCAAGCGATTATGTCTGAAGATGATTTAACAGATGAGCAAAAGCAATTTCAGACGCTTAATGCAGAATTATCTAAAGAATGGCCAAATATTACTGCCAAGAAAGATGCGCCTACTGATGCAAAGGAATGGGAAGAAGTAAAAGATAAGTTACAATTTCTTGAGAAAGAGTGGAAATAA
- a CDS encoding class II glutamine amidotransferase translates to MCRLVAYLGSEILLEEILVKPSNSIVMQSLKARESTVPTNGDGFGLGWYTPSISSEPALFVSIFPAWSDRNLLYLTAKIKSSSFFAHVRAASVGGTNNYNCHPFVYKQWMLMHNGGISDFMSVKRHLRHLLDDDIYNWIQGETDSEHLFALFLQLAKGKDLTQLAVVADTLQETIKQINQLVKQYGTTNDPSLFNICLTDGQRIVASRYSSNKKIKPESMHYSAGSIWLTPKDRYYRPKRTDVHDCVLITSERLNDFKAEWQSVPPNHFLLVDTERRIHLRKLKC, encoded by the coding sequence ATGTGTCGCTTAGTTGCTTATCTGGGTTCTGAAATTTTACTTGAAGAAATTTTAGTTAAGCCAAGTAATTCTATCGTTATGCAAAGCCTAAAAGCACGTGAATCAACAGTGCCTACTAATGGCGATGGTTTTGGCCTAGGGTGGTACACGCCATCTATAAGTTCTGAACCTGCTTTGTTTGTTTCTATTTTTCCTGCCTGGAGTGATCGTAATCTCCTTTACTTAACAGCAAAAATTAAATCAAGCTCATTCTTTGCCCATGTGCGTGCTGCCAGTGTAGGTGGTACTAATAATTATAATTGCCACCCTTTTGTTTATAAGCAGTGGATGCTTATGCACAATGGTGGGATTAGTGATTTTATGTCGGTTAAGCGTCATCTGCGTCACCTATTGGATGATGATATTTATAATTGGATTCAGGGCGAGACAGATTCTGAGCATCTTTTTGCTTTATTTTTACAGCTTGCTAAGGGCAAAGATCTTACTCAGCTTGCGGTGGTTGCAGATACATTGCAAGAAACAATTAAGCAAATTAATCAATTAGTGAAGCAGTACGGCACAACTAATGACCCCTCGTTGTTTAATATTTGCCTAACCGATGGGCAACGTATCGTCGCAAGCCGCTACTCATCTAATAAAAAAATTAAACCCGAATCAATGCATTATTCAGCAGGTTCTATTTGGCTAACCCCTAAAGACAGGTATTATCGTCCAAAGCGCACGGATGTACATGATTGTGTTTTAATCACGTCAGAAAGGTTAAATGACTTTAAGGCTGAATGGCAATCGGTGCCGCCTAATCATTTTTTGCTAGTGGACACGGAGCGCCGCATACATTTACGTAAATTAAAATGTTAA
- a CDS encoding 3-hydroxybutyrate dehydrogenase has product MRLRDKVAIVTGAASGIGKEIALLYAKEGAKVAIADLNLSQAELVAEEIKADGHSAIAVAMDVTNEEQVNTGIDSVADQFGNIDILVSNAGIQIIDAIENLSFANWKKMLAIHLDGAFLTTKASIKHMYTSKRGGSIIYMGSVHSKEASKLKAPYVTAKHGLLGLCRVVAKEGAAYGVRANVICPGFVRTPLVDKQIPEQAQELGITEEQVVKNVMLKDTVDGEFTTTDDVAKTALFFASFESNALTGQSLIVSHGWVME; this is encoded by the coding sequence ATGCGCTTAAGAGATAAAGTAGCAATTGTTACGGGAGCTGCAAGTGGAATAGGGAAAGAAATTGCACTGCTATATGCCAAGGAAGGAGCTAAAGTTGCAATTGCTGATTTAAATCTTTCTCAAGCAGAACTTGTAGCAGAAGAGATTAAGGCTGATGGCCATAGCGCGATTGCGGTTGCTATGGATGTGACTAATGAAGAGCAAGTGAATACCGGTATCGATTCTGTCGCTGATCAATTTGGCAACATAGATATTTTAGTCAGCAATGCAGGCATTCAAATTATTGATGCGATTGAAAACCTGTCTTTCGCTAATTGGAAAAAAATGCTTGCCATACACCTTGATGGTGCTTTTCTTACAACTAAGGCATCTATAAAACATATGTATACGTCAAAACGAGGTGGAAGCATTATCTATATGGGTTCAGTGCATTCAAAAGAAGCATCAAAGCTTAAAGCACCTTATGTGACTGCAAAGCATGGCTTACTTGGCTTATGCCGCGTTGTTGCTAAAGAAGGGGCCGCCTATGGTGTACGCGCCAATGTAATTTGCCCAGGCTTTGTACGCACACCGTTAGTCGATAAACAAATTCCGGAGCAAGCGCAAGAACTTGGCATAACCGAAGAACAAGTTGTAAAAAATGTCATGTTAAAAGATACAGTCGATGGTGAATTCACAACCACAGATGACGTCGCAAAAACAGCGCTATTTTTTGCTTCTTTTGAGTCGAATGCTTTAACAGGACAGTCACTTATTGTGTCACATGGCTGGGTTATGGAATAA
- a CDS encoding flavohemoglobin expression-modulating QEGLA motif protein encodes MESNELIVIQELSARLVEAQSQIRILDSIKWDDSIRQQFFHDKAKKLPAVDHTYYDKRPLPFEPQQKAEEFRLILRDAQNQLGQYSPVTRLIKRQCEEYIKAIEMLAARGTPTFSRLATELYGSPDDVFYLGGPRLCELGTLLFDLLTALDVQLQSDADLKRYTPEEAQQILQTRLSAFFHLHPGKITVMVSDDMIADASAGADNIKLSQHARFSDRDVKYLEVHEGWVHVGTTLNGSTQPYCAFLSKGSPSCSVIQEGLAVITEVVTFSSYPGRIRKITNRVIALDKVRQGANFLDIYHYFLDCGLSPMDSYNHAVRIFRGSTPDGGPFTKDLSYAKGFLLIYNFIRFAISQHRVETIPLLFVGKLVLDDMPLLIELLEREIIAPPVYLPPPFKDLAALSAWMSFSLFLNKFDLNEIQKNFRFLLA; translated from the coding sequence ATGGAATCAAATGAATTAATTGTTATTCAAGAATTATCAGCCCGACTGGTTGAGGCACAAAGTCAAATTCGCATTCTAGATAGCATTAAATGGGATGATTCTATTCGTCAGCAATTTTTTCATGATAAAGCCAAAAAGCTACCTGCCGTAGATCACACTTATTATGATAAACGACCGCTTCCTTTTGAGCCTCAACAAAAGGCAGAAGAATTTCGCTTAATTTTACGCGATGCACAAAATCAACTAGGCCAATATTCTCCAGTGACCCGTTTAATTAAACGCCAGTGTGAAGAGTATATTAAAGCAATAGAGATGTTGGCTGCACGTGGAACGCCTACGTTTAGTAGATTAGCTACTGAATTATATGGTAGTCCTGATGATGTATTTTATTTAGGCGGTCCACGTTTATGCGAGCTAGGAACGTTACTTTTTGATTTATTGACTGCATTAGATGTACAGCTGCAATCTGATGCTGATTTAAAACGTTATACGCCCGAAGAAGCACAGCAAATCCTGCAAACGCGTTTAAGCGCTTTTTTTCACTTACATCCTGGTAAAATTACTGTCATGGTTAGTGATGATATGATTGCTGATGCCTCAGCCGGGGCGGATAATATTAAATTAAGTCAACACGCAAGATTTAGCGATCGCGATGTAAAATATTTAGAGGTTCATGAGGGTTGGGTACATGTAGGCACCACATTAAATGGCAGCACGCAACCTTATTGCGCGTTCTTATCAAAAGGTTCACCTTCTTGCAGTGTGATTCAAGAGGGTTTGGCCGTCATTACTGAGGTGGTCACATTTTCTTCTTATCCTGGACGAATACGTAAAATCACTAATCGGGTTATTGCGCTTGATAAAGTAAGGCAAGGGGCAAATTTTCTTGATATCTATCATTATTTTTTAGACTGCGGTTTAAGCCCTATGGATAGTTACAATCATGCCGTGCGGATTTTTCGTGGCAGTACACCCGATGGTGGGCCTTTTACAAAAGATTTATCCTACGCAAAAGGATTTTTACTCATTTATAATTTTATTCGTTTTGCAATCAGTCAACATCGAGTAGAAACGATTCCTTTACTGTTTGTCGGTAAATTAGTTTTAGATGATATGCCTTTACTAATTGAGCTCTTAGAAAGAGAAATCATTGCGCCACCTGTTTATTTACCGCCACCTTTTAAAGACTTAGCAGCGCTTAGTGCTTGGATGAGCTTTTCTTTATTTCTTAATAAATTTGATTTAAATGAAATTCAAAAGAATTTTCGTTTCCTATTAGCTTAG